One Tepidimicrobium xylanilyticum genomic window, AAATTAGTTAGAGAAAATAAAGCAAATTTTATAATGAAGGGATTAATAGATACCTCAACCTTACTTAGAGCTGTACTAAACAAGGAATGGGGGCTTAGAACTAATAGCTTATTAAGCCATGTAATGGTCTATGAAATTCAAAATTATCACAAGCTAATTTACTTAACAGATGGAGGAATGAATATATCACCAAATTTAGAACAGAAGATTAAAATAGTTGAAAATAGCGTAACTGTTGTTAAAGCACTAGGAAACGAAAAGGTTAAGGTTGCCTGCTTAGCTGCAAAAGAAAAAGTAGATCCAAAGATGGCTGCAACGGTAGATGCATTAGAATTAAAGAACAGATACTTGGAAGGGCATTTTGAACAAGGAGTAGTGGTAGACGGACCAATGGCGTTAGATTTAGCTATATCTCAGGATTCAGCGAGAATAAAAGGGTATGAAAGTGAAGTAGCTGGTGATGCAGATATATTACTGGTGCCCAGTATAGAAATGGGTAATGGAATAGGTAAGAGTATAACTTATTTTGCTGATGGAAAATCTGCAGGAATAATTATGGGAGCTAAAGTTCCTATAGTTTTAGTTTCAAGAGCGGATTCTTATCAATCAAAATTATATTCCATCGCATTAGGAGGAGTTATATCAAGATATTACAATCTTACCTAATCAACTCTCATACTTTAATTCATGTTAATCATTTATTAAATCTTATTATAAACATTAAAAAAAACGATTTAAAAAGATATTTTATGAATTTTAGAGAAAAAAACACAAAAAACAGATTATATGAGGAATTTTGAGTTTTGAATATATACAAGAAATATGCTAAGTTATTAAATGTCGTCAAAA contains:
- a CDS encoding bifunctional enoyl-CoA hydratase/phosphate acetyltransferase — encoded protein: MKINKLDQLLEVKHDEKMKLAVIASHDDGVLEAIVKASEIGIIEPILIGDEIKTKEIAKELKINVGKYEIIHEPELEKAAQLGVKLVRENKANFIMKGLIDTSTLLRAVLNKEWGLRTNSLLSHVMVYEIQNYHKLIYLTDGGMNISPNLEQKIKIVENSVTVVKALGNEKVKVACLAAKEKVDPKMAATVDALELKNRYLEGHFEQGVVVDGPMALDLAISQDSARIKGYESEVAGDADILLVPSIEMGNGIGKSITYFADGKSAGIIMGAKVPIVLVSRADSYQSKLYSIALGGVISRYYNLT